The stretch of DNA caagagaaaaagagagaaagagacaGAGGAAGAcgatggaaaataaaaaaaaattaggggATGATTTTGTTCGTTCTTGCATTTGTcctatcttttatttttatttttatttttcatccccTTTAACCACCCGCCCACCCATCGTTCGTCTAGAATTATTCCCACGCTGCAATACACACAGCTTTTTCCACAAACTAAACGGAATTTGTGAAAGATGAACCGAggatagatatatatatataaaaataaaaagaagggAAGAATATGTAGTAGAATTTCTTGGTGTATTTTATCACTGAGGAATAATACTGAAGGGGATGGGGTGTATAAGTGCGGTTGTCCTGACAAACACTCGACGCGTCATATGACTCATGACGACTATTATTTTTCCGACAATTCAAATGTCCCCGTCatgaaatgttatttatatttttatatttttatttaagattaaattgtttgaaaaataaaaaatataatttaatcgaTATAACAAgtagttttttaattgtcttttttttttaatttatttttttaattttaattttttttttatttgggaaACGTTTTATGTAATTGTAAATGattcaatcaaaattttttagaacCGACATAAAGACTATGTGAGGGAAGCTGCAGTAGAATTTATTGTCTAacaagtttgaaaaataaagttttttttttttaatgcagtGTAAAGAGTTTATgggttttagttttttttttttttttgttttgacaGATAtgattttagtatttttaaggGTATATTTGAGAGGGGTGTGTGTATGTATTTTGTGGGAAATATCAACGCACGtttgttgaatataaattgCAATGAAATGACCTAATTGAGTTTGAAATTTTACTATTACAGTGGTAGTATGAAATATTGCGTGTGGGCAGATGATAGAGACGCAGCAAATATTGGCTTGTACTActtgcaaaatataatttttgatttatgacGTATAAATGAcgcaaattttaaatgataaaattaatttttactttatttgaattgtcaaatgaatattgatgaaattggatagttaaaaaattttgaaaaaattattaaataaataaatataaataaataaaaaggaaattcaataaaataaacaaaaaaaaaagcaattattatacgataaaattattaaaataatatttaaaaattaaaaaagatatttattattaaatttcaataaatttgtataaatatttgattattaataataaaacataacaatttaaattgacatttaaaaaaatatactttatttactaaaattgtaaaaaataaaaattcattaatctaaaattttagataaaattattcaaataaaagaacaactgataaaaataattaattaatcgaaaaattatttaaatatatcattattaataataaaaaataaaatttaatgaataaaaaaaatatactttatttactaaaattgtaaaaaataaaaattcattaatctaaaattttagataaaattattcaaataaaagaacaactgataaaaataattaattaatcaaaaaattatttaaatatatcaaatattataaaaaaaattttttttttgaataaaagtaattattcatagaaaagataaataatctaactaaaatacaaatttaaaattgattgaacaataaaataatgtcattcaacaataaaaaaaataaataaataacttcattcattgaaaaaaaaatttttattttacgataCTCATTCAAATAGTAGTGactgataaaaaatgaaatattaaaagctaaaaaacAAAGAGAAAATGAGGAAGTTTATTTTGCTCATCGGTCACAAGGACATGAGCAGGTGTCATTATTACAAAATGACCTTGTCCGTCGCTCATTCAATTTATCCacagtaataaatatatatctacaataaatataaatatattattgtaatcTTATCAATCTCATTTGCAATCAAACATAGACCGATCAATGAACGGATGCATCATTATCATCCAACAAAATTTAACCATTAATCCTCGGATTTTCTAtctaaaatatcatcatcaatctTCATTCGCAAACAGACCACGTATTTAACTGTGTATCAACTTTCCAAAAAGAATTAAGAAACTGatagtaattaaaaatgattttttaaaaagatcatcgatatattatttgaaaaaaataaaattcttctaCACAATAAGTTACATtgacacaataaaaaatacaaatgtaaatgttaaaaattaaattttaaaaatcataaaatatttatttaacatttgtttaaatttttattaaaaatttttgatattttaaaatgaaaatttgtatttttttgaaaattataaattcatttgaatttattaaaatggaaattgattaattattatttgagtgaatatattttttcaatttattttatgcaattaatttttttttttttttaatattattttataattttattattataaatttttaatttttcaattacttaaatttaaaaatatttacttgataattaaaataaactaaaaatcaatttaaaaacattatcattttttattaattcaatttaaaaaaagaaaaaagttattagcttaaaagtttttaaaaaacaaatcaattgaattgatatttaatttggAAATAATTCACCAGGTTGATGGACCAAATAACTAAAgtaatcaattatatattgattaacTATATATCACTGTGGTTTAACAAATGCCATTCTAAAAACTCTGgaatatttttagtataaaaaaaaaaccctcaaaagtttttattttttttttaaacaacaatatatatagaagTTTATCAAAAGACGTGAAGGCATCTATTTATATCATCTGTGTCAAGCACAAAGAGCACTTTgacaaatacatatatatacttaaattttacatacaaCCAAAATTCACATACATGCcaatataaactaaaaataataaaaatataatatacaaaacatgaaaaaaaaatagttttttaattatttttcaattttttaatagaatactatttttatttttaattaataattaatttttggtaacTTATCGactatgattaatttaattacttgtttcaatatttataagcCTTTTAAGAACAATTATAGACACAAAAttgatgatgttaataatttatcagaagtaaaaatataaactctaaaaattatcatttaatctctgtatattattttttttttgtatacttatattaaatacataatgttatttaatatttatttagaaatttatataaattatatattatttaggaatattaaaaaaatctccattcaaataaaattaaatctattttgttttttttttttgcaataaatatatctattatcaaaaaaaaataaaaaataattccactctttatatatattttattgattttaataaatatataaaaaataaaaaaagatcaatCAGTGCTGAGACAGTAGACGAAATAAATGATCCATTAGCTAGCTATGAATAGAacaggttaaaaaaaaaaaacaaatttcataCTGTAGTTATATCTATCatagataaaattaacattttcttCTTATACAGATAACGGTATACTGTCGAAGATAGAGCAggtttctagtcttcttggtgaAGCTATATATCTAGATAATTTCCTTTCCAAATGCAggatatttttcaatagaaacaTTGAACAAGGCgtctgattattattatcgttaaTGATgtgtgttgataaaaattgataatttaattcaaattaatattctcTCAACACTTTTTTTATCCATTCATTCATAAAAAACATTCGAGTAAATACAAGCGCATGTGGAATTTTCGGACCATGTACAGAAACAATTCCAATAATTTCTTCATCAAGTGTTAGTGGACTTCCTCCATCTccctaaaaattaaatacacaatAATTAGCAAacagtattaataataacaataaatatattttacccaAGTAATCAtttgtcgtttattttttaaagatgcACAACTTTGAGACGAATAAAGTTTCGAAATAAATCCTCCAAATATACTATTACATTTCAAATGTTGTTCAACTACCATGTCGGCTTTTGAAAGATACCTTActggtgatgataataaaaaaaaaccatcaccCCAAGATGTCATATGAACTGGTCTAATTCCTCGATAAAAACTGCGTGAAATTGCAATTCTTTTACGAGTTTGAGAATAAATTATTGGTGCTTCaagctgttaaaaaaaatgaatacaaattaatatactgattacaattttatattaaaaataatattatatattcgtttgaaaaattaacCTTGAGCAGTGCAAtatcattgttataaaaattttgttgatcaTAATCTGgatgatgaattatcaaaCTAACATCATGAATTTGTCCAAAACCTTGAGCATTATATCTGTCCTCTGTTCCActgagaatttttaaatttcccaTGAATACACcttcttttaaaataacacaACTTGCGTAAAAGTATGTAAAACATGGAAATGATACTTCCACTGCAGATATGATGAGATGATTGTTGTAATGATACTTGGAATGGATAACTTTCAATATCAACTGGTGTACCACCAActaatttacttgatttttttccattgcaaactttaaagaaaaattattatacataatttatgttttaaatttatgattgatttgttgtttaatttaattttacaaacctGTTGCacttattagtattattaataataagaaaatatgcttttttatcattttattattttttaattgaaacacAAAGCGGAGCATTgaattttaaactaaaatttaataggaaaaacaaaattaaatttagatttaatttactcaaatttttatatcattaattcaatatttataattctttAAATGTTTTGTAATCTCATTTTATATctagtttttgtttttgatgtatttataaatatgtcaAAATTATAACTTGAATGCCTAGATaagaaaaatgtataaaaccttatctattatttagctattttttaatgagaaaaataaaataagagtaACACATCTAGCAAATGattattgacataaaaaaatattaaaaacaaaagagactacttaaaaaatagattttagttttttttttaatttatatttctcgTAACTTGCAGACAAATTTCAACAGGTCATTCAGCAGatcatatttaatgaaaaaaaaaattattctaactggaatttttatgaaattatacttttattatttaaacaattcatGAATATCGATATCctgaaagttttaaaatttaatttcaattatttttaattttttttcaattttatattttctgagACTACTGTGTCTTGCAGAAGAAATTCAACACTTGTCGATGCAGATTatacttgttgaaaaaaaaaatttctaaatggaattttcatcaaattatatGCTTCCAATATTTCAACAACatctcaatattatcatcctgaaacttttaaaattaaatttcaattatttttaaataataacaaattacatatttttaaatcgaattttatttatttattttttgacttgcATCGATCATATAGTATTAAATGTAAtacaagaatttttaaataattttctacatttacaattttcaatttaaattattaaactaataattataatatatattttaaataacgatGATTTAAATgcatacaataaataaattgatgactgatgaatgaaatataaaacaatattcatgaatagtattattgatattaattaattattataaatttttttttttataaatattattatctaaacaaagtgattaatataattattataaatttttatatatcgatATGTACAATCCCCTAAACACCTTAAAATAAATCGAGTTTATGGATCGACAATcataatgtttgttttttttttatcaatatattaattacgaTAAGCATTACAATGTATTATcactttgcatttttttttttcattttgtggGTACACGATACGCGTCTACAAAATCTACatttaacataataatttaaaaactgcaagaattattaattcttagttattttaaaaaaaaaattgttaaatgtgtaaaattttcgcttaaaaaaacattattttaatatttcgatatattttaaatatttatcgatttgataatattgatttacgGCGCATCCGGTTATTTTccctgattaaaaaaaaaaaaaaaatacattttttaatttttttcacttactAAAAATATccggataaattattatttttaattgtcaagaTATAATCGGGAAATTATCAGGGAAAATTACCGTGGccgtattatttatttagatcaaataataatttgattttctaaattaataattgatgaatttattttttttttttcttgaatttacaaaggtttactattttttttttttagccaaaaattcaagaaaagaaaaaagttaattatatttgtttaataataaattgaggaattatttttattaggcTTCAGCAATTTTatcagatgatgaaaaattttgtttattatctttttcatcattttcaggAGCTGATATTATGTAGACTGGTTGTTTGTTGTATGCTAAAAACCGTTGTTCAGCTGACACTGGTCTTGGTGTGcaatattttatgtttgtctaaaaatataaattaaattaacataacgattatttatttatttatttattttctgtatctattatatttattaaataacaaccctggtgaaaaaaatttctccggattttctccggatttctacgtaattgagacttccggagatatttacggagtaatctccagactattttcatattatctccggattttttccagAATTTTCGCTtgaaaaaaccaacaaaaaaaaaatggaaaaatcaataaaaaaaaccagaattaagagtttacatacgaaaaattaaaaaggaattttttttccaaaaaaatccggagaaaacccGAAAAAACTCTAGATTAATATCTCTGGAATTgcgtagaaaatccggagaaatccgaagagattatttctaccagggaaggaaatcatttttttatatttacttttttacgaTAAATCATCAGTAGAATAATAAGACTACCAATGATAAATGCACTTGCTGTAATTAAGACAACAGTTGCTGATGgatgatcatttttttgttcatcattAATCATGTCTTTTTGTTCAAGTGCCATTATTCCATTTTCAGcttcaaataataatggtCTATGCATGAATCTTGATGTTGTTGCATCAGCAATTGATCCAAGTAATGATAAACTTCTACTTCTTGTTAATTCTTCAAGATGAAATGCAACATCAACTTTATTATCACCAATAACTTCAAAGCCAATTATTGCTGAATCAAGATCAAGCTCAACAGCAATACCGTCTTTTATTGTTGCACCAAGATCACGTAATAAATCACTTGTTGCTTTTGTAAAACGATTTGTATCATCACTTATAAAATGTCCAGGAAAACGTAGTGTTACTTCAACAGCTTCAATCATTGTCataactattgaaaaaataaaaaaacattttaaaacaattgaaaataaaataaatataaactttttttctcaataaaaattcttacCACACATTCTGGTGCCTTTGTAAAATGGTTCTGATCCACTTATTTGATTACCAGCTTCATCAACACACCAGCAAGTATCACCAGCACATTGAGTTGGTTCAAATTTTCCATCAATATCACAAGTTGTTGGTACATGTCCTTTTTCTTTCATAGCTTCACATCTTGTTACCataattctatttatttgttgttgttgttcatcttcttgtttatgtttttcaatttccatatcatcatcatcttcttcttcctcTTCTTCCTCTCTTTCTTGCTCAACAACACCAACTAATGCATTTTCAATATAAGCTGATATTTCCGGATCAATATCAATGTCATCTGATGGACCACGACCTTTTCTTGCTTGTCTAAAATTACATTTTGGTTCTTCATCACGTACAAGTGATCCTTTTATTGCTACACCTTTTTTATCAACACACCAACATACACCAACATGTTCAAGACACTGTACTGATTCCCATGCACCAGTTTCAGCATCACATCTTGGTAAAAATGatggttttttaattctttgtgaattttttaaatttctttctcTTTGTAATTCACATGGTGTTAATACTGGACATACATCATCACAAacaaatttacttgaaaaatcattatgaCCAATTGAACATCCAATTTTACTgatacattcatttttttctggaTCAAAATACCAACGTTTTGTATTATTCATATCATTATTGCTATtacattcaataatttttggtGGTTCAAAACAAACATCACGTGGTTTTGGACAACAAACAGCATATTCATCAAGTGGTGATAATTCACATTTATGAGTTGATGGACAATGTCTTCCATGTGGTCCACAAATTGCTGGTACACCATTTTGTGTTATAAGTGGTGATCCATTTGGGCATGGATTATCTTTTTTAGGTAAACATACTGGTACAGGTGGACATGGTGGTACACTGCATGCAACTTCAACCATACGACAGGCTTCATTTTCACCACggcaattaattgttttacatGGATTTCTGCATGAACAAATTGGACAACCAGATGAATCTAAATCAAGACCATCTGGACAATCAATATCACACTCAATTATTGGACATATATCTGGTTTATTACATATTTGTGTTATATTATTTGGTCCTCTTGTACCAGCAATTTCACGTCCTTCATTATCAACACACCAACATAAACCCATGTGACATTGTACTTTTTCAAATGAGCCTTTATCATTACATTTTGGTATGTATGATCTTCTTGCTGGTTCACCAGATTCTCTAGCAGCATGTTCAGCAACAGCTTGTGCATGTTGACATGCTGTTGCAACAAATGGTGATACACATTGTGTACCACAACCAGTTgaacaacattttttattatcactacATTCAATATCATTACTACAATGTACCTCACAACTTGATGAACTTGGTACAAGATATGGACATTGTCCTGGTTTTGATG from Aphidius gifuensis isolate YNYX2018 linkage group LG4, ASM1490517v1, whole genome shotgun sequence encodes:
- the LOC122855693 gene encoding balbiani ring protein 3, translating into MPEDSRHRRDASLLTTLIIIFVISTLTSILQAEPLLKTAGRCPSLTETSYCPSRAAPCSFSDFECSSPNERCCETVCGLRCVQGELTGCEQLAIAATRRSRGLGNNGQIQFIPQCNNDTGEFEKIQCEVSEKNCWCVDEYGSELAGTRASGREFVDCNNPKICQAHSCRMFCPLGFEIDKESGCPKCECRDPCRGFVCPGNGQTCELIESICARPPCPPIPSCRKAKSLSTVCPRGEPLQITDTARPFLCGITPGKPTCPPLYTCQVEKKQEYGVCCPSSNKFERPGTCPINEPITCGNICQHDLNCPGPQKCCNSDKCGGRVCSHPIGLSRCRKNRMLAEMLSVSENEGRGYVPQCNLEGEYEPRQCSRNGLVCWCVDNEGQKISGTMGPSENVTCQVTESRGRSLAPVSCALQQCAQVCQYGFKVDEDGCSTCECDDPCKGYPCPEDQECTLYRENGCPDFLCPTRPECRPKKTYKSPCTTGAPLIDDSGNAIICSVNNTCPVAHDCTLVPDAGQSVCCPVTSFIQKAPTMCEYLRDFNERMEGTREGMTLAIPSPKCSQDGTWKSLQCNNSTCNCVNEYGVVLLKNINTTLINCDKIRSTRICNKIDCELECPYGYIVDKNGCDTCKCNDPCEGVQCDTRETCTIVDVNCGDGINCPQVPACLASKPGQCPYLVPSSSSCEVHCSNDIECSDNKKCCSTGCGTQCVSPFVATACQHAQAVAEHAARESGEPARRSYIPKCNDKGSFEKVQCHMGLCWCVDNEGREIAGTRGPNNITQICNKPDICPIIECDIDCPDGLDLDSSGCPICSCRNPCKTINCRGENEACRMVEVACSVPPCPPVPVCLPKKDNPCPNGSPLITQNGVPAICGPHGRHCPSTHKCELSPLDEYAVCCPKPRDVCFEPPKIIECNSNNDMNNTKRWYFDPEKNECISKIGCSIGHNDFSSKFVCDDVCPVLTPCELQRERNLKNSQRIKKPSFLPRCDAETGAWESVQCLEHVGVCWCVDKKGVAIKGSLVRDEEPKCNFRQARKGRGPSDDIDIDPEISAYIENALVGVVEQEREEEEEEEDDDDMEIEKHKQEDEQQQQINRIMVTRCEAMKEKGHVPTTCDIDGKFEPTQCAGDTCWCVDEAGNQISGSEPFYKGTRMCVMTMIEAVEVTLRFPGHFISDDTNRFTKATSDLLRDLGATIKDGIAVELDLDSAIIGFEVIGDNKVDVAFHLEELTRSRSLSLLGSIADATTSRFMHRPLLFEAENGIMALEQKDMINDEQKNDHPSATVVLITASAFIIGSLIILLMIYRKKTNIKYCTPRPVSAEQRFLAYNKQPVYIISAPENDEKDNKQNFSSSDKIAEA